A genomic region of Chryseobacterium sp. KACC 21268 contains the following coding sequences:
- a CDS encoding class I SAM-dependent RNA methyltransferase, with protein MDIENLQIQVKTFFGLEQILAEEVKKLGGKNVEVKNRAVTCEGDLGFLYKLNYSCRTAVKIIIPIMEFKAYNESKYYDKLFKFEWDEFLDKNQTFAIDATVNSERFHHSQFMTLKMKDAIVDYFQDKHKMRPSVNKDNPDIKFHLHIDRELVTISIDSSGDPLFKRGYRQEQTVAPINEVLASGMLQLAGWDGKGNFLDPMCGSGTLLIEAAMIAMDLPAQTFRRYFGFQNWKNYDSELFKTIKEVRLNRVREFTGKIVGYDIDSEALDIAHINIESAEMEDVITLRNKDFFESEKDLFPLLMVFNPPYDERISINDDDFYKKIGDTFKQHYPNTLAWLISADLDAPKKIGLRPSRKIKLFNGKLETRFLQYEMYDGSKKGKYMNKEAE; from the coding sequence ATGGATATAGAAAATCTACAGATACAGGTCAAGACTTTTTTCGGATTAGAACAGATTTTGGCAGAAGAAGTCAAGAAATTGGGAGGTAAAAATGTGGAAGTCAAAAATCGTGCAGTCACTTGCGAAGGCGATTTGGGATTCCTTTACAAACTCAATTATTCTTGCAGAACCGCCGTTAAGATCATCATTCCGATTATGGAATTCAAGGCTTACAATGAAAGTAAATATTACGATAAGCTTTTCAAGTTTGAATGGGACGAGTTCTTGGACAAAAACCAGACTTTTGCGATAGACGCGACTGTAAATTCTGAGAGATTTCACCATTCTCAGTTTATGACTTTGAAAATGAAAGACGCCATTGTGGATTATTTTCAGGACAAACATAAGATGAGACCAAGCGTGAACAAGGACAATCCGGATATCAAATTCCATCTTCACATCGATAGAGAGTTGGTAACGATTTCCATTGATAGTTCCGGCGATCCGCTTTTCAAACGTGGTTACAGACAGGAACAAACTGTAGCACCGATCAACGAAGTTTTGGCTTCGGGAATGTTGCAATTGGCAGGTTGGGACGGAAAGGGAAATTTCCTAGACCCAATGTGTGGTTCCGGAACATTGTTGATAGAAGCGGCGATGATTGCGATGGATTTGCCAGCGCAGACTTTCAGAAGATATTTTGGTTTCCAGAACTGGAAAAACTACGATTCTGAATTATTCAAAACCATCAAAGAAGTACGATTGAATCGTGTGAGAGAATTCACAGGGAAAATAGTTGGTTATGACATCGATTCCGAAGCTTTGGACATTGCGCATATCAACATAGAATCTGCCGAAATGGAAGATGTCATCACACTTAGAAATAAAGATTTCTTCGAATCCGAAAAAGATCTATTTCCATTGTTGATGGTATTCAATCCGCCTTATGATGAGAGAATTTCTATTAATGATGATGATTTCTACAAGAAGATCGGAGACACTTTCAAACAACATTATCCAAACACTTTGGCTTGGCTGATCTCTGCAGATCTTGACGCGCCGAAGAAAATTGGATTGAGACCATCAAGAAAAATCAAATTGTTCAATGGGAAATTGGAAACAAGATTCCTGCAATATGAAATGTATGATGGTTCTAAGAAAGGGAAGTATATGAATAAGGAAGCGGAATAA
- a CDS encoding class I SAM-dependent methyltransferase, which produces MQWFEEWFDTPYYHILYNNRDYNEAENFLNLLTDFLKLEKNSKIIDLACGKGRHSVYLNKLGYEVLGLDLSEQSIRFDKQFETETLKFQVHDMRNPVESEPVDAVFNLFTSFGYFETEAEDRSVFKSVSDVLKDEGYFVLDFLNSEFVKNVIVPQSSVEKENILFNVKKHIENEYIVKEIDFEDKGKKFHFFERVKLTSAEKIQQYAQEFGFELVKRWGDYQLNDFDESTSPRCINLFKRQKSEDGRGKTSNIQLPSSN; this is translated from the coding sequence ATGCAATGGTTCGAAGAATGGTTTGATACACCATATTATCATATTTTATACAACAACAGAGATTACAACGAAGCAGAAAACTTTCTGAATCTTTTAACCGATTTTCTAAAACTTGAGAAAAATTCAAAAATAATCGATTTAGCTTGTGGAAAAGGCAGGCATTCTGTTTATCTTAATAAGTTGGGTTACGAGGTTTTAGGTTTGGACTTGTCTGAGCAAAGTATCCGTTTTGATAAGCAATTCGAGACAGAAACTTTGAAGTTTCAGGTTCACGATATGAGAAACCCGGTTGAAAGCGAGCCTGTAGATGCGGTTTTCAATTTGTTTACGAGTTTTGGATATTTCGAAACGGAAGCCGAAGATAGAAGTGTTTTCAAATCTGTTTCGGATGTTTTGAAGGATGAAGGTTATTTTGTTTTAGACTTTTTGAATTCTGAATTTGTGAAAAATGTAATTGTTCCGCAAAGTTCTGTTGAGAAAGAAAATATTCTTTTCAATGTCAAAAAACATATTGAAAACGAATACATTGTAAAAGAAATCGATTTTGAAGACAAAGGCAAAAAGTTTCATTTTTTCGAAAGAGTAAAACTGACGTCCGCTGAAAAGATCCAACAATATGCGCAAGAATTCGGTTTTGAACTGGTGAAAAGATGGGGCGATTATCAACTGAATGATTTTGATGAATCGACTTCGCCACGCTGTATCAACTTGTTTAAACGCCAGAAGTCAGAAGACGGAAGAGGGAAGACTTCCAACATCCAACTTCCATCTTCAAACTAA
- a CDS encoding ZIP family metal transporter, whose protein sequence is MIILLLILSVLIGVFLGKYFGSKQQFAKNLLILSAGFLITICLNEVFPEVYELGGHQIGIFVILGVLIQMLLENLTKGFEHGHLHHHSDDHAILPVALIAGLFVHAFIEGIPLSHEKETLSPYLLGILFHNIPISFVLGSFLAHSKNFSTKFWVIVSVFALASPLGMLLGRYFDEDLKVYFLAVVGGIFLHISSVIIFESNKNHKMDWQKIVLVIVGIALALTGHLFHHH, encoded by the coding sequence ATTATAATTTTACTACTCATATTGAGCGTCTTAATCGGTGTTTTTCTCGGAAAATACTTCGGGAGCAAACAGCAATTCGCTAAAAATCTTTTGATTCTGAGTGCCGGTTTCCTGATTACGATTTGCCTCAACGAGGTTTTTCCCGAGGTTTATGAATTAGGCGGACATCAAATTGGAATCTTCGTAATTCTGGGTGTTTTGATTCAAATGCTGTTGGAAAATCTGACCAAAGGTTTTGAACACGGCCATCTTCATCATCATTCAGACGATCACGCGATTCTTCCAGTGGCGCTGATTGCGGGCTTGTTCGTTCACGCTTTTATCGAGGGAATTCCTTTGTCACACGAGAAAGAGACTTTGTCGCCGTATCTTTTGGGGATCTTGTTTCATAATATTCCAATTTCTTTTGTGTTGGGAAGTTTCCTGGCGCACAGCAAAAATTTCTCTACCAAATTTTGGGTCATCGTTTCCGTTTTCGCATTAGCTTCACCTTTGGGAATGTTGCTGGGAAGATACTTTGACGAGGATTTGAAAGTTTATTTCTTGGCCGTTGTTGGCGGGATTTTCCTTCATATTTCGTCAGTTATTATCTTTGAAAGCAACAAGAATCACAAAATGGATTGGCAAAAGATCGTGCTTGTGATTGTCGGGATTGCCCTGGCATTGACTGGCCATCTTTTTCATCACCATTAA
- the ytxJ gene encoding bacillithiol system redox-active protein YtxJ, translating into MGFLDQIFGKKEEQDQSKSLWKKIESEKDLDLAVERSFQQKVLIFKHSTRCFISKTVLKSFEKQMQDSDKDQSYYFLDLIAHRDISNEIESRFDVTHQSPQLIALENGKAFYNASHQSIDLDKV; encoded by the coding sequence ATGGGATTTTTAGACCAAATATTCGGAAAGAAAGAAGAGCAGGATCAGAGTAAAAGTCTTTGGAAAAAGATAGAAAGTGAGAAAGATCTAGATTTGGCTGTTGAAAGATCATTTCAGCAGAAGGTGTTGATTTTCAAGCACTCGACGCGTTGTTTCATTAGCAAAACTGTTTTGAAGTCGTTTGAAAAGCAGATGCAAGATTCGGATAAAGATCAATCATATTATTTCTTGGATTTGATAGCGCATCGTGATATTTCAAATGAGATCGAAAGCCGTTTTGATGTCACGCACCAAAGTCCGCAACTCATCGCTTTGGAAAATGGAAAAGCGTTCTACAACGCGTCGCACCAAAGTATTGATTTGGACAAAGTCTAG
- a CDS encoding Crp/Fnr family transcriptional regulator, with the protein MVYQNFRNHLSKILGVPIDSLEVCATFYEVKEVKKNEIILREGEISDSTFFVEKGLLRMYSIDKAGKEHVIQFAPENWIISDTTSQLLNEKSRFYIEAIEESTVIITKEGFFENLSKVYPDVAEKNQRLMFNHIKNLQNRVNALISTTAEERYMDFLKKYPNLMLRAPQWMVASYLGITPESLSRVRKELAKKKFEI; encoded by the coding sequence ATGGTATATCAAAATTTTCGCAATCATCTTTCCAAGATCTTAGGCGTTCCGATTGATAGTTTAGAAGTTTGCGCAACGTTCTACGAAGTAAAAGAAGTGAAGAAAAACGAGATCATCCTGAGAGAAGGCGAGATTTCGGATTCTACTTTTTTTGTGGAAAAAGGGTTGCTCAGAATGTATTCCATAGACAAAGCTGGGAAAGAGCACGTGATTCAATTTGCGCCTGAAAACTGGATTATTTCCGACACAACAAGCCAGTTGCTGAATGAGAAATCGAGGTTTTACATTGAAGCCATCGAGGAAAGTACTGTCATCATTACGAAAGAAGGCTTTTTCGAAAATCTGTCCAAAGTTTATCCTGATGTTGCAGAGAAAAACCAGCGATTGATGTTCAATCATATCAAAAATCTGCAGAACAGAGTGAATGCATTGATCAGCACAACTGCCGAAGAACGTTATATGGATTTCCTTAAAAAATATCCCAATCTAATGCTGAGGGCACCACAATGGATGGTTGCTTCGTACCTTGGAATCACGCCCGAAAGTTTGAGCAGAGTTAGAAAAGAATTGGCAAAGAAGAAATTTGAGATTTAA
- a CDS encoding thermonuclease family protein has protein sequence MRNFLFLILFSVQIFGQTQLSEKLSNKTFSAKVIGIMDGDTMEVLYKNVPTKIRLAHIDCPEKRGKQPFGNNAKIVLSDLCFGRIVTIKGEKYDRYKRLIAVVINDKKQNVNQEMVKLGMAWHFTKYSKDPVYAKLEIEARKKRVGLWQDKDPIAPWLWREKKKK, from the coding sequence ATGCGAAATTTCCTATTCCTAATTTTATTTTCAGTTCAGATATTTGGACAAACACAACTTTCCGAGAAGCTTTCCAACAAAACATTTTCTGCAAAAGTCATCGGAATAATGGATGGCGACACGATGGAAGTTCTTTACAAAAATGTTCCCACAAAAATCCGCTTAGCACACATCGATTGTCCTGAGAAAAGAGGAAAACAACCTTTTGGAAATAATGCTAAAATCGTCTTGTCAGATCTTTGTTTCGGAAGAATTGTAACGATCAAAGGTGAGAAATATGACCGATACAAAAGATTGATTGCAGTTGTCATCAATGATAAAAAGCAGAACGTGAATCAGGAAATGGTAAAGCTGGGAATGGCTTGGCATTTCACAAAATATTCTAAAGATCCGGTTTATGCAAAACTGGAAATTGAAGCCCGAAAAAAAAGAGTAGGACTTTGGCAAGATAAAGATCCGATAGCGCCCTGGCTTTGGAGAGAAAAAAAGAAAAAATGA
- a CDS encoding GNAT family N-acetyltransferase, producing the protein MNYEILKAKTADIPELSQMMKDFYAIDLYPFDEKVTTENFAKFINEEKYGDCFKICFEGEIAGYIILVKYFSFEFGGEILFLDELFIKPEFQGKSLGKKALEFVKDYSFENGSKVVLLEIENHNDKAKKLYEHYGFQNHKRSLMILKN; encoded by the coding sequence ATGAACTACGAAATTTTAAAAGCAAAAACCGCAGATATTCCTGAATTATCTCAAATGATGAAGGATTTCTACGCCATTGATCTTTATCCTTTTGATGAAAAAGTGACGACTGAAAATTTCGCCAAATTCATTAATGAAGAAAAATATGGCGATTGTTTCAAAATCTGCTTCGAAGGCGAAATTGCGGGCTACATTATTCTTGTAAAATATTTCAGCTTCGAATTTGGTGGTGAGATCTTGTTTTTGGATGAGTTGTTCATCAAACCAGAATTTCAGGGAAAGTCGCTGGGGAAAAAAGCGCTGGAATTTGTAAAAGATTACTCGTTTGAAAACGGCTCTAAAGTGGTGCTTTTAGAAATCGAAAACCATAATGACAAAGCGAAAAAACTCTATGAACATTATGGTTTTCAAAATCATAAAAGGAGTTTGATGATTCTTAAAAACTGA
- a CDS encoding adenosine deaminase, which translates to MKDFIKALPKAELHLHIEGSFEPELMFEIAQRNQIAIPYKTIDEVKKAYQFSCLQDFLDIYYAGAGVLIHEKDFYDLAMAYYKKCYENNVIHTEIMFDPQTHTERGISFETVINGLQKARIDAKEKWGINSLLIMSYLRHLSEDSAFETLKQSLPYKDIITAVGLDSSEMGNPPSRFKNVFEASVKEGYIPVAHAGEEGPTEYIWEAIDVLKVARIDHGNRCLEDENLVNEIVKRDLALTVCPLSNLELRNTDVMTNHPLKKLLDKDIKATVNSDDPAYFGGYMNANFVAVQEALNLSKEEIVTLVKNSFNYAFATDEQKKAYLEKVDEVVSKY; encoded by the coding sequence ATGAAGGATTTTATCAAAGCACTTCCAAAAGCTGAATTGCATTTGCATATCGAAGGAAGTTTCGAACCAGAACTGATGTTCGAGATTGCCCAAAGAAACCAGATCGCAATTCCTTACAAAACCATCGACGAGGTCAAGAAAGCCTATCAATTCTCTTGTCTTCAGGATTTTCTTGATATTTATTACGCCGGAGCTGGCGTTCTGATCCACGAGAAAGATTTCTATGATTTGGCGATGGCTTATTATAAAAAATGCTACGAGAACAATGTGATTCACACCGAAATAATGTTCGATCCACAAACACATACAGAACGTGGAATTTCCTTCGAAACGGTGATCAACGGTTTGCAAAAAGCAAGAATCGATGCAAAAGAAAAATGGGGAATCAATTCTTTGTTGATTATGAGTTATCTGCGACATTTGTCCGAGGATTCAGCATTTGAAACTTTGAAACAATCGCTTCCCTACAAAGATATCATCACAGCTGTAGGATTGGATTCTTCCGAAATGGGAAATCCGCCAAGCAGATTCAAAAATGTGTTTGAAGCGTCTGTGAAAGAAGGTTACATTCCCGTTGCTCACGCTGGCGAAGAAGGTCCAACTGAATATATTTGGGAAGCCATCGATGTTTTGAAAGTTGCAAGGATCGACCACGGAAACAGATGTTTGGAAGATGAAAATCTGGTGAATGAAATCGTCAAACGAGATTTGGCTTTAACAGTTTGTCCACTTTCTAATCTTGAGTTGAGAAACACAGACGTAATGACCAATCATCCTTTGAAAAAGCTTTTGGATAAAGACATCAAAGCAACCGTCAACTCTGATGATCCTGCATATTTTGGTGGATATATGAATGCGAATTTTGTTGCGGTTCAGGAAGCTTTGAATCTTTCGAAAGAAGAGATTGTAACATTGGTTAAAAATTCTTTTAATTACGCGTTTGCGACAGATGAGCAGAAGAAAGCTTACTTGGAAAAAGTTGATGAAGTTGTTTCTAAATATTAA
- a CDS encoding thioredoxin family protein — protein sequence MYIELTEDNLQQIVSENDKVMVQYGATWCGNCRIMKPKFKKLASENDEIPFYYVDAEKLPESRKLATVDNLPTFAVFEGGALKSQVQTNKADSLTTLFSEIKN from the coding sequence ATGTACATAGAACTTACAGAAGACAACTTGCAACAAATTGTAAGTGAGAATGATAAAGTGATGGTTCAGTATGGTGCAACGTGGTGTGGAAACTGCAGAATTATGAAACCGAAATTCAAAAAATTGGCTTCAGAAAATGACGAGATTCCTTTCTATTACGTAGATGCAGAAAAATTGCCAGAAAGCAGAAAGTTGGCGACAGTTGACAATTTGCCAACATTCGCAGTGTTCGAAGGTGGCGCTTTGAAAAGCCAAGTTCAAACCAACAAGGCTGACAGCTTGACCACGTTATTTTCAGAAATTAAGAATTAA
- a CDS encoding peroxiredoxin produces the protein MSLVGKLFPNVAIDAMSEMGDDLKINVFEEAVNNQQKVILFWYPKDFTFVCPTELHAFQEALPEFQKRNTVIIGASCDTNEVHFAWLNTPKDNGGIEGVTYPILADTHRQLANILGIVDQDLDYDEEGNEVYTGSNVTYRATYLIDETGKIFHESVNDMPLGRNVKEYLRLIDAYSHVQKHGEVCPANWEEGKEAMNANRTGVAEYFSKN, from the coding sequence ATGTCATTAGTAGGAAAATTATTCCCAAATGTAGCGATTGATGCAATGAGCGAAATGGGCGACGATCTTAAAATCAACGTTTTTGAAGAAGCAGTGAACAATCAGCAAAAAGTAATTTTGTTCTGGTATCCAAAAGATTTCACCTTTGTTTGCCCTACAGAATTGCACGCTTTCCAAGAGGCTTTACCAGAATTTCAAAAGAGAAATACAGTGATCATCGGTGCATCTTGCGATACAAATGAAGTACATTTCGCATGGTTGAACACACCAAAAGACAACGGCGGAATCGAAGGTGTAACTTACCCGATCTTAGCTGACACACACAGACAATTGGCAAACATCCTTGGAATTGTAGATCAGGATTTGGATTACGATGAAGAAGGAAATGAGGTTTACACAGGTTCTAACGTAACTTACAGAGCTACTTATTTGATCGACGAAACTGGAAAGATCTTCCACGAGTCTGTAAACGATATGCCACTTGGAAGAAACGTGAAAGAATATCTTCGTTTGATCGATGCTTACTCTCACGTTCAAAAACACGGTGAAGTTTGTCCTGCAAACTGGGAAGAAGGTAAAGAAGCAATGAATGCCAACAGAACTGGCGTTGCAGAATACTTCAGCAAAAACTAA
- a CDS encoding pyridoxal phosphate-dependent aminotransferase, which yields MSKISDRLNRLSYSQTFVMSNKARDMKAAGIDVISLTLGEPDFDVPQKIKQAAFDAINENYSHYSPVPGFLELRQAIAAKLKRDNNLDYKPSQICVANGAKQSIINVLSAIVNDGDEVILPAPYWVSYDEMVKLVGGTSVFIETSIDTEFKFTAEQLEKAITPKTKALLYSSPCNPSGSYYTREELEAIANVVAKHPHVTIISDEIYEFINYEGEHVSIASFPQVYEQTAVINGMSKAFAMTGWRIGYSACPEWLATACDKVQGQMTSGANTVAQRASITAMQMDPSELQYMITEFHKRRDLVFELMKDIKGFKCNPPKSAFYFFPDISYFIGKNLNGTEIKDADDFAMFLLENAHVGCVGGVSFGSPECIRFSYAASEEDLREAMKRIKDCVEKF from the coding sequence ATGAGTAAAATTTCGGACAGATTGAACAGACTGAGTTATTCTCAGACTTTCGTGATGAGCAACAAGGCGCGCGATATGAAGGCGGCAGGAATAGATGTAATCAGTTTAACATTGGGAGAGCCAGATTTTGATGTTCCTCAAAAAATAAAACAAGCTGCATTTGACGCCATTAATGAAAATTACAGCCACTACTCTCCTGTACCGGGATTTCTGGAACTAAGACAAGCCATTGCCGCAAAACTTAAAAGAGATAACAATCTGGATTATAAACCATCACAAATCTGTGTTGCTAACGGTGCAAAACAATCTATCATCAATGTTCTGTCGGCTATCGTAAATGATGGCGACGAAGTGATTCTTCCCGCTCCATATTGGGTAAGTTACGACGAGATGGTAAAATTGGTTGGCGGAACCTCTGTTTTCATAGAAACTTCTATTGATACAGAATTCAAATTTACGGCGGAACAACTTGAAAAAGCTATTACGCCTAAAACAAAAGCGTTATTGTACAGTTCGCCTTGTAATCCTTCCGGAAGTTACTACACGAGAGAAGAATTGGAAGCAATCGCAAATGTTGTCGCAAAACATCCTCACGTAACAATCATTTCAGATGAAATCTATGAGTTCATCAATTACGAAGGCGAGCACGTTTCTATTGCAAGTTTCCCACAAGTCTACGAACAAACGGCTGTGATCAACGGAATGAGTAAAGCTTTCGCAATGACTGGTTGGAGAATCGGATATTCTGCTTGCCCAGAATGGTTGGCAACTGCTTGTGACAAAGTTCAAGGTCAGATGACAAGTGGTGCAAATACGGTTGCCCAAAGAGCTTCTATTACTGCAATGCAAATGGATCCTTCAGAATTGCAATATATGATTACCGAGTTTCACAAGAGACGCGATTTGGTTTTTGAATTGATGAAAGACATCAAAGGTTTCAAATGCAATCCGCCAAAAAGTGCCTTTTATTTCTTCCCGGACATTTCCTATTTCATCGGAAAAAACCTGAATGGAACCGAGATAAAAGATGCTGACGACTTTGCAATGTTCCTATTGGAAAATGCGCACGTTGGTTGCGTTGGCGGCGTTAGTTTTGGAAGTCCGGAATGTATTCGTTTTTCCTATGCGGCTTCGGAAGAAGACCTAAGAGAAGCTATGAAAAGAATTAAAGATTGTGTAGAGAAGTTTTAA
- a CDS encoding LuxR C-terminal-related transcriptional regulator has protein sequence MNKKIKNYIPLLLFLFFGMLSAKDININSLEKTIVQYNREGKHKVSQQKLSELLLSNGLTEEEEANILFLMAATYRSVNDYVLCLDYLNKSSSLAKKLPKNNVLRMKIHYEFAFVHFDNKNFKKASQAMRRIAAENYPNTFPENKAYILMQEGYLFLLNQKYDDAEKRYSEASAIIKRVNPCNLPVVMAKTMELYNRKKDIRKVESIYKESEKMSESCGVLKYKVFLAAEMERIYKENKMYDKAYIIGLNLDSLRKLEDQGAKISEMHILEKSFLEKREKIENRRNFWEKVIALIVSSTLLAFIGFSFVRNRSLKIDKVKMEEEILQMKEDLYSHSQNYHFNEKFVNPELPIKDSDKLTERQKELLGLLAAGLSNKEIAEKLFITESTVKYHVKNIYNILDLKDRKDLFKKISSN, from the coding sequence ATGAACAAAAAAATTAAAAACTATATTCCGCTTCTTCTATTTCTATTTTTCGGTATGCTAAGTGCGAAAGATATTAATATTAATTCCCTCGAAAAAACAATCGTACAATATAATAGAGAAGGCAAACATAAAGTTTCACAGCAAAAATTATCAGAACTATTGCTCTCTAATGGATTGACAGAGGAGGAGGAAGCCAATATTCTTTTTCTGATGGCTGCTACGTACAGAAGTGTGAATGATTATGTTTTGTGCTTGGATTATCTCAATAAATCTAGTTCACTTGCAAAAAAACTGCCTAAGAACAATGTACTTCGGATGAAAATCCATTATGAATTTGCTTTTGTCCATTTTGATAATAAGAATTTCAAAAAAGCCAGCCAGGCGATGAGGCGTATTGCTGCAGAGAATTACCCTAATACATTTCCGGAAAATAAGGCCTATATACTGATGCAGGAAGGTTATCTTTTTTTGCTAAATCAAAAATATGATGATGCTGAAAAGAGATATAGTGAAGCTTCCGCAATCATTAAAAGGGTTAATCCCTGTAATCTTCCTGTCGTGATGGCTAAAACAATGGAGCTTTACAACCGGAAAAAGGATATCAGAAAAGTGGAAAGCATCTACAAGGAGAGCGAAAAAATGTCTGAAAGTTGCGGTGTTCTGAAGTATAAAGTATTCTTGGCTGCAGAGATGGAAAGGATTTATAAGGAGAATAAGATGTATGATAAAGCCTATATCATTGGATTAAATCTTGACTCCCTCAGAAAGTTAGAAGACCAGGGTGCTAAGATCTCCGAAATGCACATCTTAGAAAAATCATTTCTGGAAAAGCGAGAAAAAATTGAAAACAGGCGTAATTTTTGGGAGAAAGTAATTGCTTTAATTGTATCAAGTACGCTTCTGGCTTTTATTGGGTTTTCATTCGTGAGAAATAGGAGTCTGAAAATTGATAAAGTAAAAATGGAAGAGGAGATTTTGCAGATGAAGGAAGACTTGTATTCTCATTCGCAAAATTATCATTTCAATGAGAAATTTGTAAATCCAGAATTGCCCATCAAAGACTCCGATAAGTTAACAGAGAGACAAAAAGAGTTGCTGGGATTGCTGGCCGCAGGATTGTCCAATAAGGAAATTGCTGAAAAACTTTTTATTACAGAGAGTACTGTGAAATATCATGTGAAAAACATCTATAATATTCTAGATCTGAAAGATAGAAAAGACTTATTCAAAAAAATAAGTAGTAATTAG